A single region of the Candidatus Kryptoniota bacterium genome encodes:
- a CDS encoding helicase HerA-like domain-containing protein — protein sequence MAFSGKVVSVRGATMIGETSITNEFSVGAYISVVLAESKILGVVTSMELSSPETVRFSTNLFGKFSGGRFERGTEELPFAGAPIELPSEADLDLIFNTNRRYDFTLGTISLLNEKKNYIDPDKFFSRHVAIVGATGSGKSCAVASILQKVAKLPGARIILLDLHDEYADAFGDMAERVNIGEFELPYWAMNFDELVETFIDPDDPAARSETVVMSEIVLNSKRMKNLAYKDSITVDSPVYFDLADVKVRMQALDTERLPNGKEGPFYGNFTRFVFKFDTKLNDKRFEFLFKPKSFKTSESFAPFLESLFGLKSGKSVVVLNLNSVPQEVINALVSLLARLVFDFNMWNPYRANLPILLVLEEAHNYLNMRSSSQTARRTIERVVKEGRKYGVSCMVVSQRPIDVAESILSQCSNFVAMRLSNPDDQAYVAKLVPESMADLLDIIPALKQGECLLLGDASIVPMRTKIDAPNPFPRSKDVEFYTKWSILPPAVDLAAVVDRWRRISN from the coding sequence ATGGCTTTTTCGGGAAAAGTCGTTTCGGTTCGCGGAGCCACGATGATCGGGGAAACAAGCATCACCAACGAATTCAGCGTCGGGGCATATATATCCGTCGTGTTGGCTGAGAGTAAAATACTCGGGGTCGTCACGTCGATGGAACTCAGCTCGCCGGAGACCGTCAGGTTCTCGACGAACCTGTTCGGTAAATTCAGCGGCGGGCGGTTTGAGCGCGGGACCGAAGAACTTCCGTTCGCGGGCGCGCCGATCGAGCTTCCGTCAGAAGCCGATCTCGACCTCATCTTCAACACAAACAGGCGGTACGATTTTACACTCGGCACGATCTCGCTCCTGAACGAGAAGAAGAATTACATCGACCCGGACAAATTTTTCAGCAGGCACGTCGCGATAGTTGGCGCAACCGGTTCCGGAAAGTCGTGCGCGGTAGCGTCAATTCTGCAGAAAGTTGCCAAACTTCCGGGCGCAAGAATAATTCTGCTCGATCTTCACGATGAGTACGCAGACGCGTTCGGAGACATGGCTGAACGTGTCAACATCGGCGAGTTTGAACTTCCCTACTGGGCGATGAATTTTGACGAGCTCGTCGAAACGTTTATTGATCCCGACGACCCTGCTGCGAGAAGCGAGACCGTCGTAATGTCGGAAATCGTCCTGAACAGTAAGCGGATGAAGAACCTCGCTTACAAAGACTCGATAACAGTCGACTCGCCCGTATACTTCGATCTGGCCGATGTGAAGGTGAGGATGCAGGCGCTCGACACCGAGCGTCTTCCGAACGGGAAGGAAGGTCCGTTCTATGGGAACTTCACGAGATTTGTTTTCAAGTTCGATACGAAGTTGAACGACAAACGCTTCGAGTTTCTCTTCAAGCCGAAGAGTTTCAAGACCTCGGAATCCTTCGCCCCGTTTCTAGAGTCGTTGTTCGGATTGAAATCGGGCAAATCGGTCGTGGTGCTCAATCTGAACAGTGTTCCGCAGGAAGTGATAAACGCACTCGTCTCTCTCCTCGCGCGTCTCGTCTTCGATTTCAATATGTGGAATCCATACCGTGCCAACCTGCCTATCCTGCTTGTGCTGGAAGAGGCGCACAATTATCTCAACATGCGCAGCTCATCGCAGACTGCGCGCCGCACAATCGAGCGGGTCGTGAAGGAAGGGAGGAAATATGGCGTCAGCTGTATGGTTGTAAGCCAGCGACCGATCGACGTTGCCGAATCGATCCTTTCGCAATGCAGCAATTTCGTCGCTATGCGCTTGTCTAACCCGGACGACCAGGCCTACGTTGCAAAGCTGGTCCCCGAGTCGATGGCCGATCTCCTGGACATCATCCCGGCCCTGAAGCAAGGTGAGTGCCTGCTCCTCGGAGACGCGTCGATAGTCCCGATGAGAACTAAGATCGATGCTCCAAATCCATTTCCGAGAAGCAAGGACGTCGAATTCTACACGAAGTGGAGCATCCTTCCTCCCGCCGTCGATCTCGCTGCCGTCGTGGATAGATGGAGAAGGATCAGCAACTGA
- a CDS encoding PP2C family protein-serine/threonine phosphatase — translation MNQRQLFHAIEKMALKDYKSDEDLLQGVVEEIMNSDQIRIKGGRVWKLIPRKNTYILVKQIGKVKMMADEYAIKVSEYPDFVKIGNQKTLLSSEANPDLRKRGIAEYSATGVGEKVRVKGIHLYPYILAFNSDGVDQTLFDTLNVIGSAITGVLRERRALARTKQLEQDLDRAREIQRSILPEHEQKFGSYEIFGVSIPERVVGGDFFDYLPAGEEHERLGVAVGDAASKGLSAAVEALYVSGALKMGVELQTNMASLVKKVNNLVNSAFSDSRFVTLFYGEFSDGKSSLFLYVNAGHNSPMFIKKSKGDVALLQPTGPALGIAPNAQYKIGNVNFEVGDVLLIYTDGISEAHDANFALYGEDRLKAQLVELAQFEPRKICYQILEDVQKFSTSATYTDDKTLVVIKRLS, via the coding sequence ATGAATCAAAGGCAGCTTTTTCATGCCATCGAGAAGATGGCGCTGAAAGATTACAAGAGCGACGAGGACTTGTTGCAAGGCGTGGTCGAGGAAATCATGAACTCGGATCAGATCAGGATAAAAGGCGGACGGGTCTGGAAACTCATCCCGAGGAAGAACACATATATTCTCGTCAAGCAAATCGGGAAAGTCAAGATGATGGCCGACGAGTATGCGATAAAGGTGTCGGAGTATCCCGACTTTGTGAAGATCGGCAATCAGAAGACGCTCCTCAGCTCAGAAGCGAATCCGGATTTGCGAAAGAGAGGTATTGCGGAGTACTCCGCGACGGGAGTCGGTGAAAAAGTAAGAGTAAAAGGGATTCATCTCTATCCATACATCCTTGCGTTCAATTCGGACGGAGTCGATCAAACACTTTTCGACACCTTGAACGTGATCGGAAGCGCGATCACCGGCGTGCTTCGGGAGAGGCGGGCACTCGCGCGGACGAAACAGCTCGAGCAAGATCTCGATAGGGCTCGTGAGATCCAGCGGAGTATACTTCCCGAACACGAACAGAAATTCGGATCATACGAGATTTTTGGAGTCTCGATTCCCGAACGGGTCGTGGGAGGAGACTTTTTCGATTACCTTCCGGCGGGCGAGGAACACGAACGGCTCGGCGTAGCGGTCGGCGACGCGGCCAGCAAGGGACTGAGTGCCGCCGTCGAAGCGCTTTATGTTTCCGGCGCACTCAAGATGGGGGTCGAGCTCCAAACCAACATGGCCTCTCTCGTAAAGAAGGTCAATAACCTTGTCAATTCAGCTTTTTCAGATTCGAGGTTCGTGACACTTTTTTACGGCGAATTCTCGGACGGGAAGAGCAGCCTTTTCCTTTACGTGAACGCCGGACACAACTCGCCCATGTTTATCAAAAAGTCGAAAGGCGATGTCGCCCTCCTTCAGCCGACGGGTCCCGCGCTCGGGATCGCGCCGAACGCGCAATACAAAATAGGTAACGTGAACTTCGAGGTGGGTGACGTCCTGCTCATTTATACTGACGGAATATCCGAGGCTCACGACGCGAACTTCGCACTTTATGGCGAAGACAGACTAAAGGCCCAGCTTGTTGAGCTGGCTCAATTCGAGCCTCGGAAGATTTGTTACCAAATTCTGGAAGACGTTCAGAAATTCTCCACTTCAGCGACGTATACTGACGACAAGACACTCGTCGTCATCAAAAGACTAAGCTGA
- a CDS encoding ATP-binding protein encodes MILTIYKIAVFAITISITLYTIYRQRRGGYGVVAGWKNIPIGLSLISLGMAMEALKGIVTIPDVINLPYDVVSYFGLFLLGIFFIGYGFIRLVPEMDDYVRTLADKKFVEQNKVFTKHILKLQENSVALASPGSVQDVLQRIVSNAQEVTGAHLSALMLFNTGSDTLNSSNYSGGGGGVLEKLVDIYDIDLRIIELPRVEMDFLKKLARTRKPYIGTDLSELIGFFVGEREIPQFADQLGMKRFVLVPLHVDHIPEGFLCYVFTGEEYSEILLELFAHQCSLAMRNAKLFDEMQQNTIALEVQRRKAENANRAKSEFLANMSHELRTPLNAIIGFGEVLQTDMNEMPQDMARQFIGHISSSGRHLLELVNDLLDLSRLEIGRLKLEKTRFQVYDELMQAVKIVEPMALEKKIEIVTDIDESVGEIFADAQKMRQIVINLLSNAVKFSHFGGKINLNAWKNETAIHFCVEDFGMGIKSEDIERLFKPFEQLQQNPYAKKYRGVGLGLALSRRLVELHGGRVWAESEPGKGSKFYFTIPQ; translated from the coding sequence ATGATTCTCACGATATATAAGATCGCTGTTTTTGCGATCACGATTTCGATAACCCTCTATACGATCTATCGACAGCGGCGCGGTGGATACGGCGTGGTTGCCGGCTGGAAAAATATTCCCATCGGTCTTAGCCTGATCTCTCTTGGAATGGCAATGGAAGCGCTAAAAGGAATCGTCACAATACCTGACGTCATTAATCTTCCTTACGATGTTGTAAGCTATTTCGGGTTGTTTCTTCTCGGCATCTTCTTTATCGGATACGGTTTTATCAGGCTTGTACCTGAGATGGATGACTACGTAAGAACGCTTGCCGACAAAAAATTTGTCGAGCAGAATAAGGTTTTCACGAAACACATCTTAAAACTTCAGGAGAACAGCGTCGCGCTCGCCTCTCCGGGCAGCGTGCAGGATGTCCTCCAGAGAATCGTCTCGAACGCGCAGGAGGTCACGGGCGCGCATCTATCCGCACTCATGCTTTTCAACACGGGGTCCGACACGCTCAATTCTTCCAATTACTCGGGAGGCGGAGGCGGCGTGCTGGAGAAGCTTGTCGACATTTACGACATCGACCTCAGAATCATAGAACTGCCCCGCGTGGAAATGGATTTTCTTAAGAAGCTGGCACGCACCAGAAAGCCGTACATCGGTACGGACTTGTCCGAGTTGATCGGGTTCTTTGTCGGCGAACGAGAGATCCCGCAATTCGCCGACCAGCTTGGGATGAAGCGGTTCGTGCTCGTCCCGCTGCACGTCGACCATATTCCGGAGGGATTCCTCTGCTATGTCTTCACGGGAGAAGAGTATTCCGAAATCCTTCTGGAGCTTTTCGCCCACCAGTGCTCGCTCGCAATGCGAAACGCGAAACTGTTCGACGAGATGCAGCAGAACACGATCGCGCTTGAAGTCCAGCGGAGGAAGGCCGAAAACGCGAACAGGGCGAAATCTGAATTCCTTGCCAACATGAGTCACGAACTCAGGACGCCGCTGAACGCGATCATCGGGTTCGGGGAAGTGCTGCAGACCGACATGAATGAGATGCCGCAGGATATGGCAAGACAGTTCATCGGCCACATCAGCAGCAGCGGGAGGCATTTGCTCGAGTTGGTTAACGACCTCCTCGATCTTTCGAGGCTCGAGATCGGGCGGTTGAAGCTGGAGAAGACAAGGTTCCAGGTCTACGACGAGCTGATGCAAGCAGTTAAGATCGTTGAGCCGATGGCGCTGGAAAAGAAAATCGAGATCGTGACGGACATAGACGAGTCTGTCGGAGAAATATTTGCCGACGCGCAGAAGATGAGGCAGATAGTGATCAATCTCCTCTCGAACGCGGTGAAGTTCAGCCACTTCGGCGGCAAGATCAACCTTAATGCGTGGAAGAACGAGACTGCGATTCATTTCTGCGTGGAAGATTTCGGAATGGGAATAAAGAGCGAAGACATAGAAAGGCTCTTCAAGCCGTTCGAGCAGCTTCAGCAGAACCCGTACGCAAAGAAGTATCGCGGCGTCGGGCTGGGACTCGCTTTGTCCAGGCGTCTTGTCGAGCTCCACGGCGGCAGAGTCTGGGCCGAAAGCGAACCGGGCAAGGGCTCGAAGTTCTATTTCACGATTCCACAGTAA
- a CDS encoding ATP-dependent helicase encodes MDSKKYTIKKSAVGEAQRRVFKINYEGDLNPDQLEVVRTVDSPVLVIAGAGTGKTKTLTYRVAYLVELGGNPQSILLLTFTRKAANEMLKRAGALLKSASADQVAGGTFHSFANVTLRHYAKVLGYGEQFTILDDSDAADVVNLLRTRMSPEKKSKRFPKKETLVDIYSRSENTLVKIEEIVFKDYPRFVEQLDDILKLKNQYEEYKRKYNLMDYDDLLKNLRELLIQNDPVRKAVAGKFNFVMVDEFQDTNKVQGEIVRLLGMEKQNVMVVGDDAQSIYSFRGANFRNIFDFPTYFPECKIIKLTENYRSTQGILNFSNKIIDAAKEKYEKELYSRKRAGEKPAIISAENENVQSKFVVQRILELREAGVALNDIAVLFRSSYLSFDLEIELTRANIPYVKFGGMKLVESAHVKDVVAFLRIMDNPQDAVGWHRILLLHPGVGPRVAEKVLDRIAQGGGATDDSETKVPSSISELMEFITEEGGKSNHPVDKVESVLRYYQPLMRQKYDDYQEREKDLVMFASIAERYRSLQNFLADLALEPPTESVIEMGESDREEEQLNLSTIHSAKGLEWNSVFVIWALDGKFPSVHAGEDDDELEEERRLMYVACTRAKENLYVTYPMNIYDRESGKIFTKPSRFIDVVPPEFFEKWNLDFE; translated from the coding sequence ATGGATTCCAAAAAGTACACGATAAAAAAAAGCGCCGTCGGTGAGGCGCAGCGAAGAGTCTTCAAGATAAACTATGAAGGCGACCTGAACCCCGATCAGCTCGAGGTTGTCAGGACCGTCGACAGCCCCGTCCTCGTGATCGCCGGCGCAGGCACGGGCAAGACGAAAACTCTTACTTACCGTGTGGCATATCTTGTCGAACTTGGCGGCAATCCACAATCGATACTACTCCTCACATTCACCCGCAAAGCGGCTAACGAGATGCTGAAACGCGCGGGGGCACTTTTGAAATCTGCTTCCGCAGACCAGGTCGCGGGCGGAACATTCCATTCCTTCGCGAACGTGACTCTCAGGCATTACGCCAAGGTTCTCGGTTACGGGGAACAGTTCACGATACTCGACGACTCCGATGCCGCGGATGTCGTAAACTTGCTTCGCACCCGCATGAGCCCCGAGAAGAAATCTAAAAGATTTCCGAAAAAGGAAACCCTCGTCGACATTTACAGTCGGTCCGAAAACACTCTTGTCAAAATTGAAGAAATAGTCTTCAAGGATTATCCGAGATTCGTCGAGCAGCTGGATGACATACTCAAGCTCAAGAATCAGTACGAGGAGTACAAACGGAAATATAACCTGATGGATTATGATGACCTGCTGAAGAATCTCCGTGAGCTGTTAATCCAAAATGACCCGGTGAGAAAAGCGGTGGCCGGAAAATTCAACTTCGTGATGGTCGATGAGTTCCAGGACACGAACAAAGTCCAGGGAGAGATCGTCAGGCTTCTCGGGATGGAAAAACAAAACGTGATGGTGGTCGGCGATGACGCACAGAGCATCTACTCCTTTCGCGGCGCGAATTTCAGGAACATATTCGATTTCCCGACATATTTTCCGGAATGCAAGATCATAAAGCTCACAGAGAATTACAGGTCGACACAGGGAATACTTAATTTCTCGAACAAGATCATAGATGCGGCAAAAGAGAAATATGAGAAGGAACTCTATTCCAGAAAGAGGGCCGGCGAGAAACCGGCGATCATTTCAGCCGAAAATGAAAACGTGCAATCGAAATTTGTTGTCCAGAGAATCCTCGAGCTGCGTGAAGCAGGAGTGGCGCTGAACGACATCGCGGTCCTCTTCAGATCGTCTTATCTATCGTTTGATCTGGAAATTGAATTGACTCGCGCGAATATACCTTACGTGAAATTCGGCGGGATGAAGCTCGTTGAATCGGCGCACGTGAAGGACGTCGTTGCGTTTCTAAGGATAATGGACAATCCACAGGACGCCGTGGGGTGGCACAGGATACTCCTTCTTCACCCGGGAGTGGGTCCGCGCGTAGCAGAAAAAGTCCTCGATAGGATCGCACAGGGCGGCGGTGCAACTGATGACTCCGAGACCAAGGTGCCGTCGAGCATTTCAGAGCTGATGGAATTCATTACAGAAGAAGGTGGCAAATCGAATCACCCTGTCGACAAGGTCGAATCGGTGTTGCGGTATTACCAGCCGCTTATGAGACAGAAATACGACGATTATCAGGAGCGCGAAAAGGATTTAGTGATGTTCGCGTCGATTGCTGAACGTTACAGGTCGCTTCAAAATTTTCTTGCGGACCTTGCGCTTGAGCCGCCGACTGAAAGTGTCATCGAAATGGGAGAAAGCGACCGCGAGGAGGAACAGCTGAATCTCTCGACGATCCATTCCGCGAAGGGACTGGAATGGAACAGCGTGTTCGTCATATGGGCGCTTGACGGCAAATTCCCCTCCGTCCATGCGGGCGAAGACGATGACGAGCTTGAAGAAGAGCGAAGATTAATGTATGTCGCGTGCACGAGAGCGAAAGAGAACCTGTACGTCACATACCCGATGAACATTTACGACAGGGAAAGCGGGAAGATATTCACCAAGCCGAGCAGGTTCATAGACGTCGTGCCTCCGGAATTCTTCGAGAAGTGGAATCTGGATTTCGAATAG
- a CDS encoding DMT family transporter encodes MSRSRKPELVLLSITLVWGGTFAVVKFALTDSSPLTFLALRFGIASLIFPLIYRKNYFKMDKATLLGGLFLGILLMVGFALQTVGLKYTTASKSAFITGLLVAFTPIAQGVIERKSPTRGNLIGVGLVAVGLYLLTSPNGQRFNIGDILTLFCAITYAIYIVYLDIYGKKHDPSKLTFLQLSVTALLALAAAPFVETMHIHVTAGFVWAILYTSILATVFSTYLQTKYQRETTPTKAAVIFSMEPVMANVIAFFAFGEFVGPIGAIGGGLIIAGLLASELLG; translated from the coding sequence ATGTCCCGATCCCGTAAACCGGAGCTCGTCCTTCTTTCTATAACACTGGTCTGGGGCGGTACATTCGCCGTAGTCAAGTTTGCCCTTACCGATTCATCCCCGCTCACTTTTCTCGCTTTAAGGTTTGGAATAGCGTCGCTCATTTTCCCGTTGATTTACCGGAAGAACTACTTCAAGATGGATAAAGCGACGCTTCTGGGAGGATTGTTCCTGGGGATTCTTCTGATGGTGGGATTCGCCCTTCAGACTGTCGGTCTCAAGTACACGACTGCTTCAAAATCGGCATTCATTACCGGACTTCTTGTAGCATTCACTCCGATTGCGCAGGGGGTCATCGAGAGAAAATCTCCGACACGCGGAAATTTGATAGGAGTTGGACTGGTTGCAGTCGGGTTGTACCTTCTCACTTCTCCGAACGGACAAAGGTTCAACATAGGAGACATACTCACACTATTCTGCGCAATCACATACGCGATATACATTGTGTATCTCGACATCTACGGCAAGAAGCACGATCCATCGAAACTGACTTTCCTCCAGCTCTCGGTGACGGCACTGCTCGCACTCGCGGCCGCACCGTTCGTCGAAACGATGCACATTCATGTCACGGCGGGTTTCGTATGGGCGATCCTGTACACTTCCATTCTGGCGACGGTCTTCTCGACATATCTGCAGACTAAGTATCAGCGTGAAACGACGCCGACAAAAGCAGCCGTCATATTTTCGATGGAGCCGGTGATGGCGAATGTCATAGCATTCTTCGCATTTGGGGAATTCGTCGGGCCGATCGGAGCGATAGGCGGCGGACTGATCATCGCCGGACTCCTGGCTTCGGAGCTACTGGGTTAA
- a CDS encoding decaprenyl-phosphate phosphoribosyltransferase produces MSIRRYIRLMRTEQWVKNVFVLVPLIFSKNLFNLPMLTETIVTFVSFCFAASGVYVINDIADRELDRIHPVKRNRPIASGEIPVLNGWAFALLLLLITFSLQTFASIAPSARAAIVLYIILNLFYSFLLKQVVLLDVFVIAIGFIIRITAGGFAIGVKISSWLVMTTLFISIFLGVAKRRGEYVNVTGDESSRKVLAKYDLSLIDQILSISAASVIITYALYTVSERTVRAFGTEALIFTTVFVVYGIFRYLYLIHKSGLGENPTKVLLTDKPTVVNIVFYIISVVTIIYYRQPLIDFIFRYVPIP; encoded by the coding sequence ATGAGCATTCGAAGATACATAAGACTGATGAGAACGGAGCAGTGGGTAAAGAATGTCTTCGTCCTTGTCCCGCTCATTTTCTCGAAGAACCTTTTCAACCTTCCAATGTTGACCGAGACAATAGTCACCTTTGTCTCATTCTGTTTTGCCGCTTCGGGCGTGTACGTGATAAATGACATTGCTGATCGCGAGCTAGATAGGATTCATCCGGTCAAGCGAAACCGCCCGATCGCCTCGGGTGAAATTCCGGTCTTGAACGGCTGGGCATTCGCGCTCCTCCTGCTCTTGATAACGTTTTCACTCCAGACTTTTGCGTCGATCGCTCCCTCGGCTCGTGCGGCAATCGTTTTGTACATCATACTTAACCTATTCTATTCATTTCTCCTCAAGCAAGTCGTGCTTCTCGACGTGTTCGTCATCGCAATCGGATTCATCATAAGAATAACCGCGGGCGGATTTGCGATCGGGGTGAAGATTTCCAGCTGGCTCGTCATGACGACTCTCTTCATATCGATTTTCCTAGGAGTCGCTAAGAGACGGGGAGAATACGTGAACGTCACGGGAGACGAATCATCCCGGAAGGTCCTGGCGAAATACGATCTCAGCTTGATTGACCAGATCCTTTCGATATCCGCGGCGAGCGTAATCATTACTTACGCCCTTTATACCGTGTCGGAGAGAACGGTACGCGCTTTCGGGACCGAGGCGCTGATATTCACGACCGTCTTTGTCGTCTACGGAATATTCCGATACCTTTATCTCATCCACAAATCCGGGCTCGGCGAAAACCCGACGAAGGTTTTGCTTACAGACAAGCCGACGGTCGTAAATATAGTTTTCTACATCATCTCCGTTGTGACAATCATTTATTACAGGCAGCCGCTGATCGATTTCATTTTCAGATATGTCCCGATCCCGTAA
- a CDS encoding sulfite exporter TauE/SafE family protein has translation MFLTYLLMFLIAIFAGFFGALVGVGGGVIIVPALSLVFHLPIHMAIAASIVSVIATSIAGALSYVEQEITNIKLGMFLEIATTTGALIGALIGVLLNGWILSMIFGGLICYMAIISYKTRSSEEKMISSGGYSLESSDKIAVALKLHGKYHDQAMKTEVHYHATRTIEGSLVSSLAGIGSGLLGIGGGVIKVAAMNSFMGIPMKAAVATSKFMIGVTAATSAVVYFLAGGIDIYVVAPVALGTMLGATLGSSVMNKLHSKVIKTIFFFLMIYLGYQMIAKGVLLKFNFNLPGTL, from the coding sequence ATGTTTCTTACGTATCTTTTGATGTTTCTCATCGCTATCTTCGCGGGATTCTTCGGGGCACTTGTCGGCGTCGGCGGTGGAGTTATAATCGTGCCGGCTCTCTCTCTTGTTTTCCACCTCCCGATCCACATGGCCATCGCTGCCAGCATCGTATCCGTCATTGCGACATCAATCGCCGGTGCGCTTTCTTATGTCGAGCAGGAAATCACGAACATCAAACTCGGAATGTTCCTCGAGATTGCGACAACCACGGGAGCTCTTATAGGTGCGCTCATCGGAGTCCTCCTGAACGGCTGGATCCTGAGCATGATTTTTGGTGGGCTTATCTGCTATATGGCAATTATCTCATACAAGACAAGGAGTTCTGAAGAGAAGATGATCTCTTCGGGCGGTTATTCCTTGGAGTCGAGCGACAAAATTGCGGTCGCCTTGAAATTGCACGGAAAATACCACGACCAGGCCATGAAGACCGAAGTACATTATCACGCCACAAGGACGATCGAAGGAAGCCTTGTTTCCTCGCTGGCTGGAATTGGGTCCGGACTTCTCGGGATCGGCGGCGGAGTCATAAAAGTCGCGGCAATGAATTCATTCATGGGAATCCCGATGAAAGCGGCTGTCGCGACAAGCAAATTCATGATCGGGGTAACCGCCGCGACAAGCGCCGTGGTCTACTTCCTCGCCGGGGGTATCGATATATATGTGGTCGCCCCGGTCGCGCTCGGAACAATGCTGGGCGCGACGTTAGGGAGCTCGGTAATGAACAAACTCCACAGCAAGGTCATCAAGACGATCTTCTTCTTCCTCATGATTTATCTCGGCTATCAAATGATCGCGAAGGGTGTGCTTCTGAAATTCAATTTCAACCTTCCTGGTACACTATGA
- a CDS encoding DUF1634 domain-containing protein codes for MKDNARRTEEAEGRALTKVVAFILGTGMYTTVALYLAGLILLFAKGGTAPALSRQYFHSFGDFFSGLVTLDARAFLYLGTITLLLTPVSRVFISIFAFWRERDFKFVGITLIVFLVIVASVLVGSVFKINLG; via the coding sequence ATGAAAGATAATGCTCGCCGAACCGAAGAGGCAGAAGGCCGCGCGCTTACAAAAGTTGTTGCTTTTATCCTCGGAACCGGAATGTATACGACTGTCGCTCTCTACCTTGCGGGGCTCATCCTCCTTTTCGCGAAAGGCGGAACAGCACCCGCTTTGTCGCGCCAGTATTTCCATTCCTTCGGAGATTTTTTCTCGGGCCTGGTCACTCTCGATGCGAGAGCGTTTCTGTATCTCGGCACCATAACTCTCTTGCTTACTCCAGTGAGTCGTGTGTTTATTTCAATATTTGCATTCTGGAGAGAGAGGGATTTCAAATTCGTAGGTATAACCCTGATCGTGTTTCTCGTGATAGTCGCCAGCGTTCTTGTAGGGAGCGTCTTCAAGATTAATCTCGGGTGA
- the sppA gene encoding signal peptide peptidase SppA — translation MAVLLSGGGSEESEYDLSGPGSKIAVANITGTILSSREIVSSLMSLSENRSVKAILLRVDSPGGGVAASQEIFEEVKYISDSVKPVVVSMGALAASGGYYVSCPATRIVANPGTVTGSIGVIAMFPNYGKLMEKLGLDMNVIKSGEFKDSGSPFRKMTDQDKQYFQGVVNDTYSQFIAVVSRERKIDINQLKKIADGRVFTGSQALKLGLVDTLGSFEDAIKIAANLGGIKGKPIVVEARRQRTLSDLIFGDLLSKFHFLEKDFEEQPVLQYRFLQ, via the coding sequence ATGGCTGTCCTCTTGAGCGGCGGCGGATCTGAAGAAAGTGAGTACGATCTTTCCGGTCCCGGTTCCAAAATAGCAGTCGCTAACATTACGGGTACAATCCTATCTTCTCGCGAAATCGTTTCAAGCCTGATGTCGCTGTCCGAGAACAGGAGCGTGAAGGCAATACTCCTTCGTGTCGACAGTCCCGGTGGCGGGGTCGCTGCAAGCCAGGAAATTTTTGAAGAGGTAAAATATATAAGTGATTCCGTCAAGCCTGTCGTCGTGTCCATGGGCGCCCTTGCCGCAAGCGGTGGATACTATGTGAGCTGTCCTGCAACGAGGATCGTCGCTAACCCTGGAACTGTGACCGGAAGCATCGGTGTGATCGCGATGTTCCCCAATTACGGGAAGCTGATGGAAAAACTCGGACTTGACATGAATGTCATCAAAAGCGGGGAGTTCAAGGATTCGGGATCTCCTTTCAGAAAGATGACAGATCAGGATAAACAGTATTTCCAGGGAGTTGTCAACGACACCTACAGTCAGTTCATTGCAGTGGTGTCAAGAGAAAGAAAGATCGACATAAACCAATTGAAGAAGATCGCGGACGGGCGAGTCTTTACAGGTTCCCAGGCGCTGAAACTGGGGCTCGTCGATACTCTCGGCTCTTTCGAAGACGCGATAAAGATCGCGGCGAACCTCGGCGGCATAAAAGGGAAACCGATTGTGGTCGAGGCGAGAAGGCAAAGAACTCTTTCCGACCTCATCTTCGGCGACCTCCTTTCGAAGTTTCACTTCCTGGAAAAAGACTTTGAGGAGCAGCCCGTCCTACAGTATAGATTTTTGCAGTAA
- a CDS encoding HU family DNA-binding protein yields the protein MSVTKADIVEEIALQTGLTKIETQAVVEGFLASVRNALAEGKAIEIRGFGSFKIRKRKGRMARNPKTGQAYPVKEQFVPYFKVSKEFKAFVDEHLGKNIAPDKGSVEEAAQK from the coding sequence ATGAGCGTTACTAAAGCTGATATTGTCGAAGAAATTGCTTTGCAAACCGGTCTCACGAAGATTGAGACTCAGGCTGTGGTCGAGGGATTCCTCGCGTCCGTGCGGAACGCACTGGCGGAAGGAAAGGCTATCGAGATCAGGGGATTCGGAAGTTTCAAGATCAGGAAACGAAAAGGACGAATGGCGCGCAATCCGAAAACAGGTCAGGCATATCCTGTGAAGGAACAGTTTGTGCCCTACTTCAAAGTGTCTAAGGAGTTCAAGGCTTTTGTCGACGAACATCTCGGCAAGAATATTGCGCCTGACAAGGGAAGCGTAGAGGAGGCAGCCCAGAAGTGA